In the genome of Colletotrichum lupini chromosome 8, complete sequence, one region contains:
- a CDS encoding serine/threonine-protein phosphatase PP2A catalytic subunit, whose protein sequence is MDTNMEDVGRVPADLPSTQNLEPTTIPTLDGWIESLMSCKQLVEADVQRLCEKERLANVQQQAREVLQDESNVQPVKCPVTVCGDIHGQFHDLMELFKIGGPNPDTNYLFMGDYVDRGYYSVETVTLLVALKIRYPQRITILRGNHESRQITQVYGFYDECLRKYGNANVWKYFTDLFDYLPLTALIDNQIFCLHGGLSPSIDTLDNIRALDRIQEVPHEGPMCDLLWSDPDDRCGWGISPRGAGYTFGQDISEAFNHNNGLTLIARAHQLVMEGYNWSQDRNVVTIFSAPNYCYRCGNQAAIMEIDEHLKYTFLQFDPCPRAGEPMVSRRTPDYFL, encoded by the exons ATGGATACGAACATGGAGGACGTCGGCCGTGTCCCCGCCGATCTGCCTTCCACCCAGAACCTCGAGCCCACCACGATCCCTACTTTAGATGGTTGGATCGAGAGCCTCATGAGCTGCAAGCAGCTCGTCGAGGCCGACGTCCAGAGACTCTGCGAGAAG GAACGCCTCGCTAACGTCCAGCAACAGGCGCGGGAAGTCTTGCAGGACGAATCCAATGTCCAGCCCGTC AAATGCCCGGTGACAGTGTGCGGTGATATCCACGGCCAATTTCACGATCTTATGGAGTTGTTCAAGATTGGCGGTCCGAACCCCGACACCAACTACCTCTTCATGG GTGACTACGTCGACCGTGGTTACTACTCCGTCGAGACCGTGACTCTCCTCGTCGCCCTCAAGATCCGATACCCTCAGCGCATCACCATCCTGCGTGGCAACCACGAGTCCCGCCAGATCACCCAAGTCTACGGTTTCTACGACGAGTGCCTCAGAAAATACGGCAACGCCAACGTCTGGAAGTACTTCACCGACCTCTTCGACTACCTCCCCCTTACCGCCCTCATCGACAACCAGATCTTCTGTTTGCACGGTGGTCTGTCTCCTAGTATCGACACCCTGGACAATATCAGAGCTCTCGACAGAATCCAGGAGGTGCCCCACGAGGGCCCCATGTGCGACCTCCTTTGGTCCGACCCGGATGACCGCTGCGGCTGGGGGATATCACCCCGTGGTGCCGGTTATACGTTCGGTCAGGACATCTCCGAGGCTTTCAACCACAACAACGGTCTGACACTTATTGCGCGTGCTCATCAACTGGTGATGGAGGGCTACAATTGGTCTCAGGACAGAAATGTCGTGACGATTTTCTCTG CACCCAACTATTGTTACAGATGCGGTAACCAGGCGGCGATCATGGAAATCGACGAACATCTCAAGTACACTTT CCTGCAATTCGATCCTTGCCCCAGAGCCGGCGAGCCGATGGTCTCGAGACGCACACCCGATTACTTCCTCTGA